One window of the Bubalus bubalis isolate 160015118507 breed Murrah chromosome 8, NDDB_SH_1, whole genome shotgun sequence genome contains the following:
- the PON2 gene encoding serum paraoxonase/arylesterase 2 translates to MGRLLALSLLGIALALLGERLLSLRNRLKASREVESVDLPNCHLIKGIEAGAEDIDILPNGLAFFSVGLKCPGLHSFAPDKPGGILMMDLNEENPRALELRVSRGFNLASFNPHGISTFIDSGDTIYLFVVNHPEFKNTVEIFKFEEEENSLLHLKTIKHELLPSVNDIIAVGPEHFYATNDHYFSDPFLKYLETYLNLHWTNVVYYSPNEVKVVAEGFDSANGINISPDKKYIYVADILAHEIHVLEKHPNMNLTQLKVLKLDTLVDNLSIDPSSGDVLVGCHPNGQKLFVYDPKNPPSSEVLRIQNILSEKPTVTTVYANNGSVLQGSSVASVYDKKLLIGTLYHRALYCEL, encoded by the exons ATGGGGCGGCTGCTGGCGCTGAGCTTGCTGGGGATCGCGCTGGCGCTGCTGGGCGAGAGGCTCCTGTCGCTCAG gaaTCGACTTAAAGCCTCCAGAGAAGTGGAATCTGTAGACCTTCCTAATTGCCACCTGATTAAAGGAATCG AAGCTGGCGCTGAAGATATTGACATACTTCCCAATGGTCTGGCTTTCTTTAGTGTG GGTCTAAAATGTCCAGGCCTCCACAGTTTTGCACCAGATAAGCCTGGAGGAATACTAATGATGGATCTAAATGAAGAAAACCCAAGGGCACTGGAATTAAGAGTCAGCCGTGGCTTTAATTTGGCTTCATTTAATCCACATGGTATCAGCACTTTCATAGACAGTG GTGACACCATTTATCTCTTTGTTGTAAACCACCCAGAATTCAAGAATAcagtagaaatttttaaatttgaagaggaagaaaattctcTTTTGCATCTAAAAACAATCAAACATGAGCTTCTTCCAAG tgTGAATGATATCATAGCTGTTGGACCAGAACATTTCTATGCTACCAATGACCACTATTTCTCTGATCCTTTCTTAAAGTATTTGGAAACATACTTGAACTTACACTGGACAAATGTTGTTTACTACAGTCCAAATGAAGTTAAAGTGGTAGCAGAAGGATTCGATTCAGCAAATGGGATCAATATTTCACCTGATAAGAA GTACATCTATGTTGCTGATATATTGGCTCATGAAATCCATGTTTTGGAAAAGCACCCTAAtatgaatttaactcagttgaag GTACTCAAGTTGGATACCCTGGTGGATAATTTATCTATTGACCCTTCCTCGGGGGACGTCTTGGTAGGCTGTCACCCCAACGGCCAGAAGCTCTTCGTGTATGACCCGAAGAATCCTCCCTCGTCAGAG GTTCTCCGCATCCAGAATATTTTATCTGAGAAGCCTACAGTGACTACAGTTTATGCCAACAACGGATCTGTTCTCCAGGGAAGTTCTGTGGCCTCCGTGTATGACAAGAAGCTGCTCATAGGCACTTTATACCACAGAGCCCTATACTGTGAGCTCTAA